In a single window of the Pyramidobacter porci genome:
- the hemC gene encoding hydroxymethylbilane synthase gives MKILRLGSRKSELALAQTRLVMDAVGRAHPEYRLELVPIATRGDVDMKPFSETSDAFGLKGLFTRELEEALLDGRIDVAVHSLKDLPAAQDERLPLLACFRRGDPRDALALPAGVSAMNGAVIGCSSARRRLQALDLFAGAEVRPVRGNVGTRLRKLDEGQFSALILAAAGLARLGLSARVSRYFSVDEIVPAPGQGILACQGRAGDKNEDWLDAIFDPDAADCARAERAFSAALGGGCASPVGACAQLRGGEMKLTGFFADEHKGFKIRASLTGRREEARMLGETLAEKILKEAR, from the coding sequence GAGCTGGCGCTGGCGCAGACGCGCCTCGTCATGGACGCCGTCGGGCGCGCCCACCCCGAGTACCGCCTCGAACTCGTCCCTATCGCCACCCGCGGCGACGTGGACATGAAGCCGTTTTCCGAAACGTCTGACGCGTTCGGTCTCAAGGGGCTCTTCACACGGGAACTGGAAGAAGCCCTGCTCGACGGCCGCATCGACGTGGCCGTCCACAGCCTCAAAGACCTGCCCGCCGCGCAGGACGAACGTCTGCCGCTGCTCGCCTGCTTTCGCCGCGGCGACCCCCGCGACGCGCTCGCGCTTCCCGCCGGAGTCTCGGCCATGAACGGCGCTGTGATCGGCTGCTCGTCGGCGCGCCGCCGCCTGCAGGCGCTCGACTTGTTCGCCGGCGCCGAGGTGCGTCCGGTGCGCGGCAACGTCGGCACGCGCCTGCGCAAGCTCGACGAAGGCCAGTTCTCGGCGCTGATCCTCGCCGCCGCGGGGCTGGCACGCCTCGGTCTCAGCGCGCGCGTCAGCCGTTACTTTTCGGTCGACGAGATCGTCCCCGCGCCGGGACAGGGAATCCTCGCCTGTCAGGGACGCGCCGGCGACAAAAACGAAGACTGGCTCGACGCGATTTTCGACCCCGACGCGGCGGACTGCGCCCGCGCCGAACGCGCTTTTTCGGCGGCTCTCGGCGGCGGCTGCGCGTCGCCCGTCGGCGCGTGCGCGCAGCTTCGCGGCGGCGAGATGAAGCTGACGGGCTTTTTCGCCGACGAACACAAAGGCTTCAAAATCCGCGCGTCGCTGACGGGACGCCGCGAAGAAGCGCGGATGCTCGGCGAAACGCTGGCCGAAAAAATTCTCAAAGAGGCGAGGTGA
- the cobA gene encoding uroporphyrinogen-III C-methyltransferase: protein MSVGKVWLVGAGPGDPGLLTCRGREVLERAEVVIFDRLVGDGVLALMPRTARCIDVGKEGGRHPVPQREIEALIVREALNGHNVVRLKGGDPFLFGRGGEEIEALLAHDVPYEVVPGVASAIAAPECAGIPVTHRGLANSLHIVAAHTKEGGIAAQDYDALARLDGTLVFLMGATAVAEICSQLLARGFAADTPTAAVESGTTARQRTLVGTLGDFERKARDFGLRAPAVVLVGPVAGLASRLAWREKLPLWGKKVLVTRPANRQGRLARMLRDLGAEVVEFPCIATVPLETKLPPLGGHDWIGFTSVTGAECFFARLAAEGRDVRELGGAKIAAVGPATAAALCERGLRPDLVPAVYDGVHLAEELAGRGGSVLLFRALDGSPELTETLRARGVDFSEVPLYRTETLAAPFQPVNVDAVLFTSASTVRGFKKACPGLEAPLACCIGAQTAREAERLGLKNIRVAARATLEDLINTLKEDGRS, encoded by the coding sequence ATGTCTGTCGGCAAAGTCTGGCTCGTCGGCGCCGGCCCGGGCGATCCCGGGCTGCTCACCTGCCGCGGCCGCGAAGTCCTGGAGCGCGCCGAAGTCGTGATCTTTGACCGCCTCGTCGGCGACGGCGTGCTGGCGCTGATGCCCAGAACCGCGCGCTGCATCGACGTGGGCAAGGAAGGCGGCCGCCACCCCGTGCCGCAGCGCGAGATCGAGGCCCTGATCGTGCGCGAAGCGCTGAATGGACATAACGTCGTGCGCCTCAAGGGCGGCGATCCGTTTTTGTTCGGCCGCGGCGGCGAGGAGATCGAAGCGCTGCTGGCGCACGACGTCCCCTACGAGGTCGTGCCCGGCGTCGCTTCGGCCATCGCCGCGCCGGAGTGCGCCGGCATCCCCGTCACGCACCGCGGCCTCGCCAACTCGCTGCACATCGTCGCTGCCCACACCAAGGAGGGCGGCATTGCCGCGCAGGATTACGACGCGCTGGCGCGGCTGGACGGCACTCTGGTCTTCCTGATGGGCGCGACCGCCGTTGCGGAGATCTGCTCGCAGCTGCTGGCGCGCGGTTTCGCCGCCGACACGCCGACGGCCGCCGTCGAATCGGGCACGACCGCCCGCCAGCGCACGCTCGTCGGGACTCTGGGCGATTTCGAACGCAAAGCCCGCGATTTTGGGCTGCGCGCGCCGGCTGTGGTTCTCGTCGGCCCCGTGGCCGGTCTGGCGTCGCGCTTAGCCTGGCGGGAGAAACTGCCGCTGTGGGGCAAGAAAGTGCTCGTCACGCGCCCGGCCAACCGCCAGGGGCGGTTGGCGCGGATGCTGCGCGACCTCGGTGCCGAGGTGGTGGAATTTCCCTGCATCGCCACAGTGCCGCTGGAGACGAAGCTGCCGCCGCTGGGCGGCCATGATTGGATCGGCTTTACCAGCGTCACCGGCGCGGAATGTTTTTTCGCGCGTCTGGCTGCGGAAGGGCGTGACGTGCGCGAACTGGGCGGCGCCAAAATCGCCGCCGTCGGCCCCGCCACAGCCGCGGCGCTGTGCGAGCGCGGGCTCCGCCCCGACTTGGTCCCCGCCGTTTACGACGGCGTCCATCTGGCCGAAGAACTGGCCGGCCGAGGCGGCTCCGTGCTGCTGTTCCGCGCGCTCGACGGCTCGCCCGAGCTGACCGAGACACTGCGCGCCCGCGGCGTCGATTTCAGCGAAGTGCCCCTCTACCGCACCGAAACGCTCGCGGCCCCGTTTCAGCCCGTAAATGTCGACGCCGTGTTGTTCACCAGCGCCTCCACCGTGCGCGGCTTCAAAAAAGCCTGCCCCGGACTGGAAGCTCCGCTGGCCTGCTGCATCGGCGCGCAGACCGCGCGCGAAGCCGAACGGCTGGGGTTGAAAAACATCCGCGTCGCCGCCCGCGCGACGCTGGAAGACCTTATCAATACTTTGAAAGAAGATGGCAGATCATGA
- the hemB gene encoding porphobilinogen synthase: MIVRPRRLRQTPALRNLVAETRLSADMFIYPVFIREGRGIVEDIPSLPGQKRYSPDTFPLVLEEMARCGVRAVLLFGLPERKDETGTGAWDENGVIQQALRVGKKTFPEITFIGDVCMCEYTSHGHCGILHGHEVDNDETLEYLTRIAVSQAAAGADVVAPSDMMDGHVAALRAGLDAAGMKDKIVFSYAVKYASAFYGPFRDAAGSAPAFGDRRGYQMDPRNAREGLKEARLDIEEGADMIMVKPGLLYMDVLRAVKEISSVPVGSYCVSGEYAMIKAAAAKGWLDEPRAVAEAAYSLARAGADVIVTYSALDLARWLKEGRVAF, encoded by the coding sequence ATGATCGTCAGACCGAGAAGACTGCGTCAGACCCCGGCGCTCCGCAACCTCGTCGCGGAAACGCGCCTCAGCGCCGATATGTTCATCTACCCCGTGTTCATCCGCGAAGGCCGCGGCATCGTCGAAGACATCCCCTCGCTGCCCGGGCAGAAACGTTACAGCCCCGACACCTTCCCGCTTGTCCTCGAAGAGATGGCGCGCTGCGGCGTCAGAGCCGTGCTGCTCTTCGGCCTGCCCGAACGCAAGGACGAAACCGGCACCGGCGCGTGGGACGAAAACGGCGTCATCCAGCAGGCGCTGCGCGTCGGCAAAAAAACTTTTCCCGAGATCACCTTCATCGGCGACGTGTGCATGTGCGAATACACCTCGCACGGCCACTGCGGCATCCTCCACGGCCATGAAGTGGACAACGACGAGACGCTCGAGTACCTGACGCGCATCGCCGTTTCCCAGGCCGCGGCGGGAGCCGACGTCGTCGCCCCCTCCGACATGATGGACGGACACGTCGCCGCCCTGCGCGCCGGACTGGACGCCGCCGGCATGAAGGACAAGATCGTCTTCTCCTACGCCGTCAAATACGCCTCGGCGTTCTACGGCCCCTTCCGCGACGCCGCCGGCTCCGCGCCGGCCTTCGGCGACCGCCGGGGTTACCAGATGGATCCGCGCAACGCGCGCGAGGGGCTCAAGGAAGCGCGGCTCGACATCGAAGAGGGCGCCGACATGATCATGGTCAAACCCGGCCTGCTTTACATGGACGTGTTGCGCGCCGTCAAGGAGATCAGTTCCGTGCCCGTCGGTTCCTACTGCGTCAGCGGCGAGTACGCCATGATCAAGGCCGCGGCCGCCAAAGGCTGGCTCGACGAGCCGCGCGCCGTCGCCGAAGCGGCGTACAGCCTGGCGCGCGCCGGCGCCGATGTGATCGTCACTTACTCGGCACTCGACCTGGCCCGCTGGCTCAAAGAAGGCCGCGTTGCCTTCTAG
- a CDS encoding cobyrinate a,c-diamide synthase, with protein MSALKKIPRLVVAATQSGCGKTTLTCGILAALKKRGLAAQAYKIGPDYIDPGYLTQASGRPAHNLDTWLMDEAAMARLFAENSSQADLAVVEGVMGLYDGGRGGVSSTAEIAKKLRAPVALVIDCKSMGDSAAALALGFREYDRGVDLCGVILNRLGSDAHRDMIAKAMERLGIPVLGALKRDERLAVSERHLGLLPAEENETHGFDALVECVERSVDLDALLKIAAGAPNLEFSSRPAAPAAERRAVIGVARDKAFSFYYPESLAELERAGARLVFFSPLNDERLPDADGLIFGGGFPEMFAARLAANGAMKSELAAAARLGMPIYAECGGYMYLTRSLTDFDGREFAMAGLIPAACRMNPRLQTVGYVEATALRDSVLCPAGTVARGHEFHFSSAQPDAGTEADAAWRFVKKRAGASYAAGYASANVLASYLHLHFAGNPQLARNFVDVCERFARRK; from the coding sequence ATGAGCGCGCTGAAAAAAATTCCCCGCCTCGTCGTCGCCGCCACGCAGAGCGGCTGCGGCAAGACCACGCTCACCTGCGGCATCCTCGCCGCCCTGAAAAAGCGCGGCCTGGCCGCGCAGGCCTACAAGATCGGCCCCGATTACATCGACCCCGGCTATCTGACGCAGGCCAGCGGACGGCCGGCGCACAATCTCGACACCTGGCTGATGGACGAGGCGGCGATGGCGCGCCTGTTCGCGGAAAATTCTTCGCAAGCCGATCTCGCCGTCGTCGAAGGCGTGATGGGGCTGTACGACGGCGGGCGCGGCGGCGTCAGCAGCACCGCGGAGATCGCCAAAAAGCTGCGCGCTCCCGTGGCGCTGGTGATCGACTGCAAGTCGATGGGTGACAGCGCCGCCGCATTGGCGCTGGGATTTCGTGAATACGACCGCGGCGTCGACCTGTGCGGCGTGATCCTCAACCGACTCGGCTCGGACGCGCACCGCGACATGATCGCGAAAGCCATGGAGCGCCTCGGCATCCCTGTGCTGGGGGCGCTGAAACGCGACGAACGGCTCGCCGTCTCGGAACGCCACCTCGGCCTGCTGCCCGCGGAGGAAAACGAGACGCACGGTTTCGACGCGCTGGTCGAGTGCGTGGAACGCTCCGTCGACCTCGACGCGCTGCTGAAAATCGCCGCCGGAGCACCGAATCTGGAATTCTCTTCCCGCCCCGCCGCGCCCGCGGCGGAACGCCGGGCCGTGATTGGCGTGGCGCGCGACAAGGCCTTTTCGTTTTATTACCCGGAAAGCCTTGCCGAGCTGGAGCGCGCCGGAGCGCGGCTCGTTTTTTTCAGTCCCTTGAACGACGAGCGCCTCCCCGACGCGGACGGCCTGATCTTCGGCGGCGGTTTCCCGGAGATGTTCGCCGCACGTCTCGCCGCCAACGGCGCGATGAAAAGCGAACTCGCCGCGGCGGCCCGCCTCGGCATGCCGATCTACGCCGAATGCGGCGGCTACATGTACCTGACGCGTTCGCTGACCGACTTCGACGGGCGCGAGTTCGCCATGGCCGGTCTGATTCCCGCTGCCTGCCGCATGAATCCCAGGCTGCAGACCGTCGGCTACGTGGAGGCCACGGCCCTGCGCGATTCCGTTCTCTGTCCCGCCGGGACCGTCGCGCGCGGCCACGAGTTCCATTTTTCTTCGGCGCAGCCCGACGCGGGAACGGAAGCGGACGCCGCCTGGCGCTTCGTCAAAAAACGCGCCGGTGCGAGCTACGCCGCCGGTTACGCGAGCGCGAACGTGCTGGCCTCGTATCTCCACCTGCACTTCGCCGGCAACCCGCAGCTGGCCCGCAACTTTGTGGATGTCTGTGAGCGCTTCGCCCGCCGCAAATAA
- a CDS encoding MurR/RpiR family transcriptional regulator, translating to MEANKLQELLRSNLDSMPSKARRVVEYLLTHMREAAFVSIGDVAEQLNVSKAQLVRVARILGFKGYADLKSALKESVLEQVNPAAMLARAMSEEGDLSERIRQMEHANLEDTWNRLRVEDVRSFCELVKSAEAIYCAGWSISGMMAECLHSRLRELGLRAHQMYPGSGCLTLIEQARSIRKSDLIIAFDLPSYSVLLTEALQRGRRNGAKIVTVTDSPAAPICSDADLSFFVSDNSPTFGSSLIGPLFLIHILTSRLSIDMGDAAMEALAEQSRILRDERLYHPVYSLRY from the coding sequence TTGGAAGCGAATAAATTGCAGGAACTTTTGCGCAGCAATCTGGACTCGATGCCCTCCAAGGCGCGCCGCGTCGTCGAATACCTTCTCACCCACATGCGCGAGGCGGCCTTCGTCTCCATCGGCGACGTCGCCGAACAGCTGAACGTCTCCAAGGCACAGCTCGTGCGCGTAGCGCGCATTCTCGGCTTCAAGGGCTACGCCGACCTCAAGAGCGCGCTCAAGGAATCGGTGCTCGAACAGGTCAATCCCGCGGCGATGCTGGCCCGCGCCATGAGCGAGGAGGGCGATCTTTCGGAGCGCATCCGCCAGATGGAGCACGCCAATCTCGAAGACACGTGGAACCGCCTGCGCGTCGAAGACGTGCGTTCGTTCTGCGAGCTCGTCAAATCGGCCGAGGCGATCTACTGCGCCGGCTGGAGCATCTCCGGCATGATGGCCGAATGCCTGCACAGCCGCCTGCGCGAGCTGGGGCTGCGCGCCCACCAGATGTACCCCGGTTCCGGCTGTCTGACGCTGATCGAGCAGGCCCGCAGCATCCGCAAAAGCGATTTGATCATCGCCTTCGACCTGCCCAGCTACTCGGTGCTGCTCACCGAGGCGCTGCAGCGCGGCCGGCGCAACGGCGCCAAAATCGTCACCGTCACCGACAGCCCCGCCGCGCCGATCTGCAGCGACGCCGACCTGTCGTTCTTCGTCAGCGACAACAGCCCCACCTTCGGCAGCAGCCTGATCGGGCCGCTGTTTTTGATCCACATCCTCACCTCGCGCCTCTCCATCGACATGGGCGACGCGGCCATGGAAGCGCTGGCCGAGCAGAGCAGGATCCTTCGCGACGAGCGCCTGTACCACCCCGTCTACTCGCTGCGGTATTGA
- a CDS encoding ImmA/IrrE family metallo-endopeptidase, producing the protein MAEQRASEISDEEEFVLPPPPRYIEPSILKEAAEWQGLDEFGALAKLEERVSLEVETARVPMGPDMWGFTYTNRELRRCRIHLNSRLPRFWQSFALFHEIHHLLHDSRGCYFWSQTNANMNSYEYQADQFAWAVLMREWSDGGGESEEFGE; encoded by the coding sequence GTGGCAGAGCAAAGGGCGTCAGAAATTAGTGACGAAGAGGAATTTGTTCTTCCGCCGCCGCCCCGGTACATCGAGCCGTCGATCCTGAAAGAGGCGGCGGAGTGGCAGGGATTGGACGAGTTCGGCGCGCTGGCCAAGCTGGAAGAGCGCGTTTCTCTCGAGGTCGAGACGGCGCGCGTGCCGATGGGCCCCGACATGTGGGGCTTCACCTACACCAATCGCGAGCTGCGCCGCTGCCGCATCCACCTCAACAGCCGCCTGCCCCGCTTCTGGCAGAGTTTCGCCCTGTTCCACGAGATCCACCATCTGCTTCACGACAGCCGCGGCTGCTACTTCTGGTCGCAGACCAATGCCAACATGAACAGCTACGAGTACCAGGCCGACCAGTTCGCCTGGGCCGTGCTGATGCGCGAGTGGTCCGACGGCGGCGGGGAGAGCGAAGAGTTCGGCGAGTGA
- a CDS encoding helix-turn-helix domain-containing protein, with product MTLGLRIRTLRKALKMTQQQLADATEVSRIYIQALESNRRSPSMKLLHRLADRLGVETSDLLEEFPRDNGGRLQLEELFAGPKPMEIWYRSHKLSEKDVHMVHRLIDAALSDWEGEPKRGRAKGVRN from the coding sequence ATGACTCTAGGTCTTCGGATCCGTACGCTTCGCAAGGCGCTCAAGATGACGCAGCAGCAGCTCGCCGACGCGACGGAAGTCAGCAGAATTTACATTCAGGCGCTCGAGAGCAATCGCCGCAGTCCTTCGATGAAACTGCTCCACCGTCTTGCCGACAGGCTCGGCGTGGAGACCTCGGACCTGCTCGAGGAGTTTCCCCGCGACAACGGCGGTCGTTTGCAGCTGGAAGAGCTCTTCGCCGGTCCCAAGCCGATGGAAATCTGGTACCGCAGCCACAAGCTCTCCGAAAAGGACGTACACATGGTCCACCGGCTGATCGATGCCGCTCTGTCGGACTGGGAAGGCGAGCCGAAGCGTGGCAGAGCAAAGGGCGTCAGAAATTAG